A stretch of Apostichopus japonicus isolate 1M-3 chromosome 9, ASM3797524v1, whole genome shotgun sequence DNA encodes these proteins:
- the LOC139973683 gene encoding uncharacterized protein, translating to MDFENVAGETYYVTYDEFRISDEWGDYYISSLGTFEISDETIPEWCPANEIFSNETCERTCDDPDTCISATSRTKSEQCVCVGDYLRQQEQCIPLNQCNCFVADKGGVLMEDDFYVNSRCTRKSTCRNNQIIQASYQCSDHATCAERNGVRKCYCNPNYQGDGETCIHNCFVANIGSVLGEGHFYINSRCTRKSTCRNNRLVDESYRCSSHATCDTRSGVRKCYCNDGYEGDGVTCTSLPKDCYELYYSGTRRDGVYTIYPDGWSSGIQVYCEMERNGGGWTVFQRRSSSSADFYRGWSDYKNGFGNKNHDHWLGNKFIHSLTNQKRYQLRIDLRDSGSSSFYAVYSTFRINNEADKYRLSVGSHSGNTGYDSLSDSNNKQFSTKDRDNDGSSSLDCAEKHRGAWWFHHRWDCRWYSSAFYCRSDCPGYSYYCYYFPVGSDNCANCTDSNLNGDYDGSTRGTNMLWFSYSLNSYGCSLQYTDMKIRPV from the exons ATGGACTTTGAGAACGTTGCTGGAGAAACTTACTATGTAACATACGACGAGtttcgtatctcagatgaatgggggGATTATTATATATCTAGTTTAGGAACATTCGAAATATCAGATG AAACAATCCCTGAATGGTGTCcagctaatgagatatttagcaatgagacCTGTGAGAGGACTTGTGACGACCCTGATACTTGCATCTCGGCTACCTCTCGCACAAAATCAGAGCAATGTGTTTGTGTCGGTGATTATCTGAGACAGCAAGAACAATGCATCCCTCTCAATCAatgcaactgcttcgttgctgacaaaggagGTGTATTAATG GAAGACGATTTTTACGTCAATTCcagatgtacacgaaaatcaacttgccgaaacaaccagattatacaagcgagttaccagtgtagtgatcacgcaacctgtgctgagaggaacggtgtccgtaaatgttactgcaatccaaactaccaaggggacggagagacgtgcatccacaactgcttcgttgctaacataggaagtgtattaggg gagggccacttttacatcaattcacgATGTACACGGAAATCgacttgtaggaacaaccggcttgtagatgagagttaccggtgtagtagtcacgcaacctgtgatacgaggagcggtgtccgtaaatgttactgtaatgatggctacgaaggggacggagtgacgtgcacaaGCCTCCCAAAAGATTGCTACGAGCTTTATTATTCCGGTACACGCAGAGATGGTGTTTACACCATTTACCCTGATGGTTGGTCAAGCGGCATTCAGGtttactgtgagatggaaagaaacggaggaggatggacg gTTTTCCAGCGACGATCGAGTTCCTCTGCTGACTTTTATCGTGGTTGGTCGGACTACAAGAACGGTTTTGGTAATAAAAATCACGACCACTGGCTAGGTAACAAATTTATTCACTCTCTGACCAACCAGAAAAGGTACCAGCTACGTATTGATCTACGGGACTCTGGCTCATCATCGTTTTACGCCGTCTATTCGACTTTTCGCATTAATAACGAGGCAGACAAGTATCGACTATCAGTTGGATCACACAGTGGAAATACAG GTTATGATAGTTTGTCTGATAGCAACAATAAACAATTCAGTACAAAAGACCGGGACAACGATGGATCGAGCAGCCTCGACTGTGCTGAGAAACACAGAGGAGCCTGGTGGTTCCACCATCGTTGGGACTGTAGATGGTATTCTTCTGCTTTTTATTGTCGGTCTGACTGTCCCGGTTATAGttactattgttattattttcccGTTGGCAGCGACAACTGCGCTAATTGCACAGATTCAAATCTCAACGGAGATTACGACGGCTCTACTCGAGGAACGAACATGCTCTGGTTTAGTTATAGTTTGAACAGTTATGGATGTAGCCTCCAAtacacagatatgaaaatacGACCGGTGTAG